From Acidimicrobiales bacterium, one genomic window encodes:
- a CDS encoding transcription antitermination factor NusB, producing MSEAPATTDARRVAIDAIVRIEDGGAYANVVLPKLLAETDLEPRDKAFVTELVYGSTRRKRALDHVVDRFLLQDLPSAARAALRIGAHQLIEMGTPPHAAVSATVSAAPKRFRGMVNAVLRKVAAAANNGIDYPSLAVELSYPDWMVARLADELGDDAAQAALRTMNEAATVQRRHDGYVQDESSRRVAAMVPSSPGDLVLDMCAAPGGKATEIAGRGAMVVAADMRLGRVGLIAGNVARLGLDGVALVQADGTAPPFAPASFDAVLVDAPCSGLGALRRRPDARWRITADDIDALGVLQTELLAAAAPLVRHGGTLVYSVCTLTRRESVDVVAANADLLGELGFAGTGGEGDGWRRFGEGVEVLEPGAEHDGMCRALFERS from the coding sequence ATGTCCGAAGCTCCGGCCACGACCGATGCCCGTCGGGTCGCGATCGACGCGATCGTCCGAATCGAGGATGGGGGCGCCTACGCCAACGTCGTCCTTCCGAAGCTCCTGGCCGAGACCGACCTCGAGCCCCGCGACAAGGCCTTCGTCACCGAGCTCGTCTACGGGTCGACCCGTCGCAAACGGGCCCTCGACCATGTCGTCGATCGCTTTCTGCTGCAGGATCTGCCGTCGGCGGCCCGCGCCGCGTTGCGCATCGGCGCCCATCAGCTGATCGAGATGGGAACGCCGCCCCATGCGGCGGTGTCGGCCACCGTGTCCGCCGCGCCGAAGCGGTTCCGGGGGATGGTCAACGCGGTACTGCGCAAGGTCGCGGCCGCCGCGAACAACGGCATCGACTATCCGTCGCTGGCCGTCGAGCTCAGCTATCCCGACTGGATGGTCGCACGATTGGCCGACGAACTCGGAGACGATGCGGCGCAGGCCGCGCTGCGGACGATGAACGAGGCGGCCACCGTCCAACGTCGTCACGACGGCTACGTCCAGGACGAGAGCTCACGTCGGGTCGCGGCCATGGTGCCGTCGTCGCCCGGCGACCTCGTCCTCGACATGTGCGCGGCCCCGGGCGGAAAGGCGACCGAGATCGCGGGACGGGGCGCCATGGTGGTGGCGGCCGACATGCGCCTCGGACGCGTCGGGCTGATCGCCGGCAACGTGGCCCGTCTCGGCCTCGACGGTGTCGCCCTGGTCCAGGCCGACGGCACGGCCCCACCCTTCGCTCCCGCGTCGTTCGACGCAGTGCTCGTCGACGCGCCGTGCTCGGGCCTCGGCGCCCTGCGGAGGCGCCCCGATGCCCGCTGGCGGATCACCGCCGACGACATCGACGCGTTGGGAGTGCTCCAGACCGAGCTCCTCGCTGCCGCGGCGCCACTCGTTCGCCACGGCGGCACCCTCGTCTACAGCGTCTGCACACTGACCCGGCGGGAGTCGGTCGACGTCGTCGCCGCGAACGCCGACCTGTTGGGCGAGCTCGGTTTCGCCGGCACCGGTGGCGAGGGCGACGGGTGGCGTCGCTTCGGTGAGGGCGTCGAGGTGCTCGAACCCGGTGCCGAGCACGACGGGATGTGTCGAGCCCTCTTCGAGCGCAGCTGA
- the ribD gene encoding bifunctional diaminohydroxyphosphoribosylaminopyrimidine deaminase/5-amino-6-(5-phosphoribosylamino)uracil reductase RibD: MTGDVSPVVDRDRMLRAVDVGGRARHRTSPNPWVGVTLVQTDGSVAWGATQPPGGNHAEIEALTSAENTVGATVYTTLEPCNHHGRTGPCTEALIDAGVARVVVGIEDPDPQVAGTGIARLREAGIRVDVGIAAEEVTRQLRPYLQHRRTGRPWVVLKLAATIDGRVAAPDGSSRWITGDEARADTHRLRAESDAILVGAGTVRADDPSLTVRDWPPPELRIDPDGVRDPRRIVLGTAPEGAKIHPCLEFDGEIPDLLDQLGADDVVQLMVEGGPRVAHAFHRAGLVDEYVVYVAPALFGGSDAAGLFAGAGAMSIDGIWRGRFDEVVQLGADLRVTMLPADPQG; this comes from the coding sequence ATGACCGGCGACGTCTCGCCGGTGGTCGATCGCGATCGCATGCTGCGAGCGGTCGACGTGGGAGGCCGGGCGCGGCATCGGACCTCGCCGAACCCGTGGGTCGGCGTCACGCTCGTCCAGACCGATGGCTCGGTCGCATGGGGGGCGACACAACCGCCGGGCGGGAACCACGCCGAGATCGAGGCGCTCACATCGGCCGAGAACACCGTCGGAGCGACCGTCTACACGACCCTCGAGCCCTGCAACCACCATGGCCGCACCGGACCCTGCACCGAGGCCCTCATCGACGCCGGCGTGGCTCGGGTCGTCGTCGGGATCGAGGACCCCGACCCGCAGGTTGCCGGGACCGGCATCGCCCGACTCCGCGAGGCCGGCATCCGCGTCGATGTGGGGATCGCCGCGGAGGAGGTCACGCGTCAGCTCCGCCCGTATCTACAGCATCGTCGGACGGGCCGCCCCTGGGTCGTCCTGAAGCTCGCCGCGACGATCGACGGTCGTGTCGCCGCTCCCGACGGCTCGTCACGATGGATCACCGGCGACGAGGCTCGGGCCGACACCCATCGCCTCCGGGCCGAGAGCGACGCGATCCTCGTCGGGGCCGGAACCGTCCGGGCCGACGATCCCTCCCTGACCGTGCGCGACTGGCCGCCACCCGAGCTGCGGATCGATCCCGACGGTGTGCGCGATCCGCGTCGGATCGTCCTGGGAACCGCGCCCGAGGGGGCGAAGATCCACCCCTGCCTCGAGTTCGACGGGGAGATCCCCGATCTCCTCGATCAGCTCGGGGCCGACGATGTCGTGCAGCTCATGGTCGAAGGGGGGCCGCGGGTCGCCCACGCATTCCACCGCGCCGGGCTGGTCGACGAGTACGTGGTCTATGTCGCCCCCGCGCTCTTCGGCGGCAGCGACGCGGCCGGACTCTTCGCCGGCGCCGGTGCCATGTCGATCGACGGCATCTGGCGCGGCCGCTTCGACGAGGTCGTCCAGCTCGGCGCCGACCTGCGCGTCACGATGCTGCCCGCCGATCCACAGGGATAG
- a CDS encoding methionyl-tRNA formyltransferase has product MTIPPPAEIRRIAYLGTPELAVPPLRALVEAGYEVPLVVSRADTRRGRGGAHQPSPVKMAASTLGLRVTDDLADLADVDVDLGVVVAYGRIIPADVLDRLAMINIHFSLLPRWRGAAPVERAILAGDQTTGVCLMAVEEGLDTGAVYRRDEVDIDPDETLEELRGRLVEIGVAQLLDALGHGLGEPEPQRGDAVLAAKITPEERRIDWTEPAVAIHRRIRVGGAWTTFRGKRLKVHRAAVVDATGAPGTIVGTRVFAADGALDLIEVQTEGKGRQGAAAWRNGAQPTADDRLL; this is encoded by the coding sequence GTGACGATCCCGCCCCCGGCGGAGATCCGACGCATTGCCTATCTGGGCACGCCCGAGCTCGCGGTTCCTCCGCTCCGCGCCCTCGTCGAGGCCGGCTACGAGGTACCCCTCGTCGTGAGCCGGGCCGACACCCGGCGCGGCCGTGGCGGCGCTCACCAGCCCTCGCCGGTGAAGATGGCGGCGTCGACGCTCGGTCTGCGCGTGACCGATGACCTGGCCGACCTCGCCGACGTCGATGTCGATCTCGGCGTCGTGGTGGCCTACGGGCGCATCATTCCCGCCGATGTGCTCGATCGACTCGCCATGATCAACATCCACTTCTCCCTCCTCCCGCGGTGGCGCGGTGCGGCGCCGGTCGAGCGGGCGATTCTCGCCGGTGACCAGACCACAGGCGTGTGTCTGATGGCTGTGGAGGAGGGGCTCGACACGGGTGCCGTCTATCGGCGTGACGAGGTCGACATCGACCCCGACGAGACCCTCGAGGAACTCCGCGGACGCCTCGTCGAGATCGGTGTCGCCCAGCTTCTCGATGCACTCGGCCATGGTCTCGGCGAGCCCGAACCGCAGCGGGGCGACGCCGTCCTCGCCGCGAAGATCACGCCCGAGGAGCGCCGGATCGACTGGACGGAGCCGGCGGTCGCCATCCACCGTCGCATCCGGGTCGGTGGCGCCTGGACCACCTTCCGCGGCAAGCGGTTGAAGGTCCATCGTGCGGCGGTGGTCGACGCGACGGGGGCGCCGGGGACCATCGTCGGCACGCGTGTCTTCGCCGCAGACGGCGCGCTCGATCTGATCGAGGTCCAGACGGAGGGCAAGGGCCGCCAGGGCGCGGCGGCGTGGCGCAATGGCGCCCAACCCACCGCCGACGATCGGCTCCTCTGA
- a CDS encoding MogA/MoaB family molybdenum cofactor biosynthesis protein has translation MADGHHHPHDDDRPLLLKILTVSDGVVHGTRHDTSGPILEEHLTAAGWSVIERAVTEDGEGPVADALRRLADGFHGLVVTTGGTGFGPRDRTPEGTRSVIDREAPGLAEAMRLVSPLGRLSRAVAGTRDRALIVNTPGSSKGCIETIDAVIDVLPHAVRLLVDNSDPHPADPHPADPHPGTDGPGRA, from the coding sequence ATGGCAGACGGGCATCACCACCCACACGACGACGACCGGCCACTCCTCCTGAAGATCCTCACGGTCTCCGACGGCGTGGTGCACGGCACCCGCCACGACACGTCGGGCCCGATCCTCGAGGAGCATCTCACCGCCGCCGGATGGTCGGTGATCGAACGCGCCGTCACCGAAGACGGCGAGGGTCCGGTGGCCGACGCGCTGCGACGGCTGGCCGACGGCTTCCACGGACTCGTCGTGACCACCGGTGGCACCGGGTTCGGACCCCGAGACCGCACCCCCGAAGGCACCCGATCCGTGATCGACCGGGAGGCGCCCGGTCTCGCCGAGGCGATGCGGCTCGTGAGCCCGCTCGGTCGGCTGAGTCGAGCGGTCGCCGGAACCCGCGACCGAGCGCTCATCGTCAACACGCCCGGTTCGTCGAAGGGTTGCATCGAGACCATCGATGCCGTCATCGACGTGCTTCCCCACGCGGTGCGGCTGCTGGTCGACAATTCCGATCCACACCCTGCCGATCCACACCCTGCCGATCCACACCCTGGCACCGACGGGCCGGGTCGCGCATGA
- the hisG gene encoding ATP phosphoribosyltransferase: protein MLKLVLPKGSLEKATLELFEAADLPVERSSSVAYKATIADPRIDSVRILRPQEIPTYVADGLFDIGITGRDWIEETGSTVESLGELKYSKATAKPVRIVMAVPADSPWQTVSDLPSGVRVSTEYPEITRRFLENAGVDADVRLSYGATEAKVPDIVDVVVDITETGRALNAAGLRIIDTLVTSYTELIANPTSFADPDKAHAMRQIHTLLQGVLDARGKVLVKMNVPSDALDTVIALLPSMKAPTVNELFRGAGYAVETVVPKNEINILIPALSDGGATDIVELPIAKIVP from the coding sequence ATGCTGAAGCTGGTTCTCCCAAAGGGATCGCTCGAGAAGGCGACGCTCGAGCTCTTCGAGGCCGCCGATCTTCCGGTCGAGCGCTCATCGTCGGTCGCCTACAAGGCGACGATCGCCGATCCGCGCATCGACTCCGTGCGGATTCTCCGCCCCCAGGAGATCCCGACCTATGTCGCCGATGGCCTCTTCGACATCGGAATCACCGGTCGTGACTGGATCGAGGAGACCGGCAGCACGGTCGAGTCGCTGGGGGAGCTGAAGTACTCGAAGGCGACCGCGAAGCCGGTGCGCATCGTCATGGCCGTGCCCGCCGACTCGCCGTGGCAGACGGTCTCTGATCTTCCATCGGGTGTGCGTGTGTCGACCGAGTACCCCGAGATCACCCGGCGCTTCCTCGAGAATGCGGGCGTCGACGCCGACGTGCGCCTGAGCTACGGGGCGACCGAGGCCAAGGTGCCCGACATCGTCGACGTCGTCGTCGACATCACCGAGACCGGGCGGGCGCTCAACGCGGCCGGTCTGCGCATCATCGACACCCTCGTCACCTCCTACACCGAGCTCATCGCCAACCCGACGTCGTTCGCCGATCCCGACAAGGCCCACGCGATGCGCCAGATCCACACGCTCCTCCAGGGTGTTCTCGATGCGCGGGGCAAGGTGCTGGTGAAGATGAACGTGCCGAGTGACGCACTCGACACCGTCATCGCTCTCCTGCCGTCGATGAAGGCACCGACGGTGAACGAGCTGTTTCGCGGTGCGGGCTACGCGGTCGAGACCGTGGTGCCCAAGAACGAGATCAACATCTTGATCCCGGCGCTGAGCGACGGGGGTGCCACCGACATCGTCGAGCTGCCCATCGCGAAGATCGTTCCGTGA